The following proteins are encoded in a genomic region of Desulfurococcaceae archaeon:
- a CDS encoding S-adenosyl-l-methionine hydroxide adenosyltransferase family protein produces the protein MRRIIALITDYGYKDPYVGVMKAVIKSINPEAEIIDVTHGIERHNILEAALTLTVSAKYFPPSTIFVVVVDPGVGSGRRAVLIETSNYVLVGPDNGCLTVLSERDGVKRVFDISNSKYRLSQVSHTFHGRDIFAPIAAWVSKGIPLEDIGVEVEYDELVKIGVDKPQIDVERRVIEGAVIYIDVFGNVMTNITEGDLGAFKPSHGSKLVLVINNKSYSCTYEASFSRVPVGELACYINSWGYFEVAVNMGNAAKLLNVTPNKPVAVRF, from the coding sequence TTGAGAAGGATAATCGCGCTCATAACGGATTACGGGTACAAGGATCCCTACGTAGGGGTCATGAAAGCCGTTATAAAGTCCATTAACCCCGAAGCAGAGATAATCGACGTCACCCACGGCATTGAAAGGCACAACATCCTCGAAGCTGCGCTAACGCTCACCGTATCGGCGAAGTACTTCCCACCGAGTACGATATTCGTGGTCGTCGTGGACCCTGGCGTTGGAAGTGGTAGGAGAGCTGTTCTAATAGAGACTAGCAACTACGTGCTCGTAGGCCCGGATAATGGCTGCCTCACAGTACTGAGCGAGAGGGATGGCGTGAAACGGGTTTTTGACATATCGAACTCTAAATACAGGCTTTCCCAGGTATCCCATACATTTCATGGCAGGGACATATTTGCACCGATTGCAGCGTGGGTTAGTAAAGGCATACCGCTAGAAGACATAGGCGTGGAGGTAGAATACGACGAGCTGGTCAAGATCGGTGTTGACAAGCCACAAATAGATGTAGAAAGGAGGGTAATCGAAGGAGCAGTAATTTACATAGATGTGTTCGGGAACGTGATGACCAACATCACAGAGGGGGATCTCGGCGCATTTAAACCCAGCCACGGGTCCAAGCTAGTGCTAGTAATCAACAACAAAAGCTACTCATGCACGTATGAAGCCAGTTTTAGCAGAGTACCCGTAGGCGAACTCGCATGCTACATTAATTCTTGGGGTTACTTCGAGGTAGCGGTGAATATGGGAAACGCCGCTAAGCTCTTAAATGTAACCCCTAACAAACCCGTAGCCGTGAGATTCTAG
- a CDS encoding proton-conducting transporter membrane subunit, whose protein sequence is MTGNLIGLLPFIPVFAAFLLPLIYMASKKRLVVMYYTVIAVTIVLVLSVLVAIEAYRANNPLVFMAGGWPAPIGIIYTVDRFTAALGVVSTVVIAAIALYSVSYIVDDGYPWYSILLLGVTSGILGVTYTGDMFNLFVMLEVTGISAYSLVMYYRHRALSIVAGLKYAFIGSLGTTLYLLAMGLVYSFYGTLNFVDFSLRLVVQPDFMHALAYGIIMVLALWAFSIKSGVFPNHFWLPDAHPAAPTPISALLSGLVVNVGVIGLYKFVYIASWNTPVDPLNSARRLVLLVTVVMGALSALFGALLMGIQRDVKRLIAYSTVMNLGFLFMGIGCGTSRGLQATLYYIAAHSLAKATLFLSVGVLIKATGTRELEKLSGLGLKYPIAGTALAVSTLALAGIPPLPGFLAKLLLYEALFEYNVILSMMMVIASAIGLLSYMKLFYTILLGVPVVKIVKIDMKAAYVSLVVLTLLVTAFGVAFLFSPQLLQDLFKRAADQVSVGIESYIEYVNATLTRP, encoded by the coding sequence ATGACTGGTAACCTGATCGGGCTTCTACCATTCATACCAGTATTTGCGGCGTTTTTACTCCCATTGATCTACATGGCGTCGAAGAAAAGGCTTGTAGTAATGTACTACACCGTGATAGCGGTTACCATAGTATTGGTGCTCAGCGTGCTCGTGGCTATTGAAGCTTACAGGGCAAACAACCCTCTCGTGTTCATGGCTGGTGGGTGGCCAGCACCGATTGGAATAATCTACACTGTAGACCGCTTCACGGCCGCGCTGGGAGTGGTCTCGACCGTAGTCATCGCCGCCATAGCACTATACAGTGTAAGCTACATCGTAGACGACGGCTATCCCTGGTACTCCATTCTGCTACTAGGTGTTACATCCGGAATTCTCGGCGTTACGTATACCGGAGACATGTTCAACTTATTTGTAATGCTCGAGGTCACGGGCATATCAGCTTACTCCCTCGTCATGTACTACAGGCACAGGGCACTGTCTATTGTCGCGGGGCTTAAGTACGCTTTCATAGGATCTCTCGGCACAACGTTATACTTGCTGGCGATGGGGCTAGTTTACAGCTTCTATGGGACGCTGAACTTCGTTGACTTTTCGCTCAGGTTGGTGGTACAACCGGATTTCATGCACGCATTAGCCTACGGAATTATCATGGTACTGGCGCTCTGGGCCTTTAGTATAAAGAGCGGCGTATTCCCAAACCACTTCTGGCTACCGGACGCGCACCCCGCAGCCCCTACACCGATATCGGCGCTACTGAGCGGCCTCGTGGTGAACGTTGGTGTCATTGGGCTTTACAAGTTTGTCTACATTGCCTCCTGGAACACGCCAGTAGATCCCTTAAATTCTGCCAGGAGGCTGGTTTTACTGGTAACGGTAGTTATGGGTGCTCTTTCAGCTCTATTCGGTGCTTTATTGATGGGCATTCAAAGAGACGTGAAGAGGCTTATAGCGTACTCGACGGTAATGAACCTTGGGTTCTTGTTCATGGGCATTGGTTGCGGCACGAGTCGCGGCCTTCAAGCCACGCTGTACTATATAGCAGCACACTCGCTAGCCAAGGCAACGCTATTCCTCAGCGTAGGCGTGTTAATAAAAGCTACCGGCACTAGAGAGCTTGAAAAGCTCTCAGGACTCGGGCTTAAATACCCCATCGCGGGAACGGCGTTAGCGGTGTCAACCCTCGCGCTCGCGGGCATACCGCCACTTCCAGGATTTCTCGCAAAGCTCCTCCTTTACGAGGCCTTATTCGAGTACAATGTGATCCTGTCAATGATGATGGTCATCGCGAGCGCGATCGGTTTACTGTCTTACATGAAGTTGTTCTACACAATACTCCTAGGTGTGCCTGTAGTTAAGATCGTTAAGATCGACATGAAGGCTGCCTACGTGTCCCTAGTGGTGCTTACACTACTAGTTACCGCGTTCGGAGTTGCATTTCTATTCTCGCCTCAACTACTGCAGGACCTGTTTAAGAGGGCTGCAGACCAGGTGTCAGTAGGCATTGAGAGCTACATCGAGTACGTTAATGCCACTCTAACGAGGCCGTGA
- a CDS encoding Na+/H+ antiporter subunit E yields MFRHIVTALLVFIVYVLFVGSLSVYTALTGMIVAAILSTLFARYIITNEHKAMDIRRLFYMVYYFFKYMSIIEMRAHLDVVKRIFTMDIKPGIVRVPVRVSSRYARLLVMGSITNTPGTVVVDEKGGYFYVNWINTITDDPEVARKYISEEFEHYAYKIFE; encoded by the coding sequence GTGTTCAGGCACATTGTTACGGCCTTGTTGGTTTTCATCGTTTACGTGTTATTTGTCGGCTCTCTATCAGTGTATACTGCCTTAACGGGCATGATTGTGGCCGCGATTCTCAGTACCCTGTTCGCAAGGTACATCATTACGAACGAGCATAAAGCTATGGATATACGTAGACTTTTCTACATGGTCTACTACTTTTTCAAGTACATGTCCATTATTGAGATGCGTGCACACCTAGACGTCGTGAAGAGGATATTCACAATGGACATAAAACCTGGAATAGTGAGGGTTCCTGTTAGAGTAAGTTCTAGGTACGCTAGGTTACTCGTAATGGGCTCTATAACCAACACTCCCGGCACCGTCGTGGTCGATGAGAAGGGAGGCTATTTCTACGTTAACTGGATAAACACCATCACTGACGATCCGGAGGTGGCTAGAAAGTACATCAGCGAAGAATTCGAACACTATGCTTACAAGATCTTTGAATGA
- a CDS encoding MnhB domain-containing protein — translation MTKRTLILLALLVASIISPLVVVNFTPIDIPRAMRELGRYYVVNTIRDTASPEAVAAVVWDYRGLDTVYETVVLYLAIVGGLAVFRLSKAPSMQVVIGLTVLSRTATKIIILLISSISAAIVLHGHLTPGGGFPGGSALAVTSMLIVPVFSVHSIIERGITSTRLIAIRGLALTALGLVALLPVFRGLELVTNQRFYPARVGFITVSGSISLYNLFEFFAVASGFTAVALYLSIPEEWYKERFSEHGG, via the coding sequence ATGACTAAGAGAACTCTAATACTACTGGCACTTCTCGTCGCGTCGATCATATCACCGCTCGTCGTCGTGAATTTTACCCCTATAGACATTCCGCGAGCGATGAGAGAGCTCGGTAGATACTATGTCGTGAACACCATCAGAGACACTGCAAGCCCGGAGGCTGTGGCTGCTGTTGTATGGGATTATAGGGGACTAGACACCGTATACGAAACCGTAGTGCTATACTTGGCCATTGTAGGCGGTTTAGCTGTATTTAGACTAAGTAAAGCACCGAGCATGCAGGTTGTGATCGGCTTAACCGTGCTGTCCCGGACGGCTACTAAGATAATCATCCTGCTAATATCCTCCATTTCGGCTGCAATAGTACTTCACGGGCACTTAACGCCCGGTGGAGGCTTTCCGGGGGGTTCGGCGCTTGCCGTGACGTCGATGCTCATCGTCCCCGTATTCTCAGTGCACAGCATTATCGAGAGGGGGATAACATCAACTAGGCTCATTGCTATAAGAGGTCTTGCACTGACTGCTCTCGGGCTAGTCGCGTTGCTACCTGTATTTAGAGGCCTTGAGCTAGTCACTAACCAGAGGTTCTATCCGGCGCGAGTAGGCTTTATCACCGTTAGTGGAAGCATTTCACTTTACAACCTCTTCGAGTTTTTTGCCGTAGCATCAGGCTTCACTGCCGTGGCACTTTACCTCTCCATACCCGAGGAGTGGTACAAGGAACGGTTCAGCGAGCATGGTGGGTGA
- the mnhG gene encoding monovalent cation/H(+) antiporter subunit G, whose translation MIGPVIFWIGSALFIVGGVFDILAAIGMLRFPNFYVRLHAATIGAIYGAVLPLIGIALMALGLPELPGHLTIAGASFITAVVLLVVAPVGSHVLAHAARRSRSVQWKPLVDAIEEEEGA comes from the coding sequence GTGATCGGGCCGGTGATCTTCTGGATCGGGTCAGCGCTGTTCATCGTTGGCGGGGTCTTCGACATACTCGCCGCTATAGGCATGTTGAGGTTTCCCAACTTCTACGTTAGGCTACATGCCGCAACCATAGGGGCAATATACGGGGCCGTACTGCCCTTAATTGGGATAGCGTTAATGGCGCTAGGCCTTCCCGAACTCCCGGGACACCTTACCATAGCGGGGGCGTCTTTCATAACGGCGGTAGTACTGCTCGTAGTAGCACCTGTCGGGAGCCACGTGCTCGCACATGCAGCCCGTAGATCGCGTAGCGTGCAGTGGAAACCACTAGTAGATGCTATTGAAGAGGAGGAGGGCGCGTGA
- a CDS encoding 30S ribosomal protein S25e, producing MSTAKPRPKRAEKKVEERIEISEELLLRTTIDIEDLVRHVKSEVEKGNVRYYTPYTLAQSLGIKVSDARKVLREAVKLGLLKLYSGGRRSPTYVPVTPPRSLQEKTK from the coding sequence ATGTCTACAGCTAAGCCTAGACCTAAGCGCGCGGAAAAGAAAGTGGAAGAGAGAATTGAAATTAGCGAGGAGCTCTTACTACGCACAACAATCGATATTGAAGACCTCGTTAGACATGTGAAGAGTGAGGTGGAAAAAGGCAACGTAAGGTACTACACACCTTATACCCTCGCACAATCGCTCGGCATAAAAGTAAGCGATGCGAGGAAAGTACTAAGAGAAGCGGTAAAGCTAGGTCTGCTGAAACTATACAGTGGTGGCAGGAGATCGCCAACATACGTACCGGTAACACCTCCGAGAAGCCTGCAAGAAAAGACTAAATAA
- a CDS encoding ABC transporter permease, with protein sequence MRELLRAAILVAERDLERFWRNVFWLAGQVAMNIADLVVFAVIFRGIVDPAQIPDYIRFITPGILCLSIFISAFSIGREVGVELRREVTHYLVSLPVTRGSLVAGRVLGGVLRGFLYQAGFLVLAVLLMGLPGPEKWVLVLVTTVLLATTMSSLSITLSTLTRDFNLQAAIRSLVYFTFFFVSNVFYPERAIRARLGAASPIVYYSPITMAANIYRYGFGYYSSIDIVFNVGGLLAWATLAVAFAYKVYLRNLIK encoded by the coding sequence GTGAGAGAGCTGCTCAGAGCCGCTATACTAGTAGCTGAGAGAGACCTGGAACGCTTCTGGAGAAACGTCTTCTGGCTTGCCGGCCAAGTGGCGATGAACATTGCCGACTTAGTCGTGTTCGCAGTCATATTCAGGGGGATAGTAGACCCGGCACAGATACCGGATTACATAAGGTTCATCACTCCGGGCATACTGTGCCTCTCCATATTCATATCGGCGTTTAGCATTGGAAGGGAGGTAGGCGTGGAGCTAAGGCGCGAAGTAACCCACTACTTGGTTTCTCTACCTGTTACCCGTGGTTCCCTGGTGGCCGGTAGGGTTCTAGGTGGCGTTTTACGGGGATTCCTCTATCAAGCGGGCTTCCTAGTACTGGCCGTGCTGTTGATGGGGCTGCCCGGACCCGAGAAGTGGGTCCTCGTGCTGGTGACAACAGTGCTCCTCGCCACAACGATGTCAAGCCTATCGATAACGCTCTCTACCCTTACGCGTGATTTCAACTTACAGGCCGCGATAAGGTCGCTTGTCTACTTCACGTTCTTCTTCGTGTCAAATGTCTTCTACCCCGAGAGGGCCATTAGGGCTAGGCTGGGAGCTGCATCCCCCATAGTCTACTACTCGCCCATAACGATGGCCGCGAACATTTACAGGTATGGTTTCGGCTACTACTCTTCAATAGACATCGTGTTCAACGTTGGGGGCCTGCTCGCCTGGGCTACGCTGGCGGTTGCGTTCGCGTACAAGGTCTACCTTAGAAACCTCATTAAGTGA
- a CDS encoding DUF120 domain-containing protein: MCGVLRGKVFSGTGEGAHYVKLYNEQLSRILSSCPYPGTLNVLLDRCFYELVDRSKLVVIPPPKPGLGAAYACPGYLMGIPVLLVKPAVTMYGCEVVEVISHINLRKELKLKDGDVVEIVLVN, encoded by the coding sequence ATGTGCGGGGTTTTACGAGGTAAGGTGTTCTCGGGTACCGGTGAAGGCGCACACTACGTTAAGCTCTACAACGAGCAACTATCACGCATTCTCTCCTCGTGCCCTTATCCGGGCACCCTTAACGTCCTCCTAGATCGTTGCTTTTACGAGCTCGTGGATAGGAGTAAGTTGGTGGTTATACCTCCACCTAAGCCAGGTTTAGGAGCTGCATATGCGTGTCCTGGTTACTTAATGGGCATACCCGTTTTACTCGTAAAGCCAGCTGTAACTATGTACGGGTGTGAGGTAGTTGAGGTGATCTCACACATTAACTTGAGAAAAGAGCTTAAGCTGAAAGACGGTGATGTCGTCGAAATAGTTCTAGTAAACTAG
- a CDS encoding monovalent cation/H+ antiporter complex subunit F: MYEYAELVVLIGAPLYLVAVVLYTIRLVKGPTIPDMVLAVDCLSYDLAVFLMALSLYYRTPFLVTPPLMLALWVYLLDVYVSKYLISKEVGA, from the coding sequence TTGTATGAGTACGCGGAGCTAGTAGTGCTTATTGGCGCCCCGCTGTACTTGGTTGCTGTCGTCCTCTACACTATTAGGCTCGTAAAGGGACCCACTATACCGGACATGGTACTTGCCGTAGACTGCCTATCCTACGACTTAGCAGTATTTCTAATGGCTCTTTCACTGTACTACAGAACGCCGTTCTTAGTTACCCCGCCTCTAATGCTCGCTTTGTGGGTTTACCTACTCGACGTATACGTGTCTAAGTACCTTATATCGAAAGAGGTGGGCGCGTGA
- a CDS encoding ABC transporter permease: MFRDLRDVIVVASWDLMKLKNQRVFLAMRIAWFTVQVLVFARAISAIVSTSVKELVGGVDYYHFYLLGVYTALLYSTGISRGYIIADEFDDGVVEYHLSLPVKRGVFAVGRVVGSSLSALLFTLPMMLLVYAVLGVKNALTVLISVGAAMVFSAGVVCFVLLVVFTLKSTDLTDILMGAIDALLVRLSTVFYPLPVVEAAGIEPYYAVALLNPISHLADFFRVMAFPEYYLVVRYGLLPSLVYLVGLAMGLLVLAIEYYEKKLEAGGWK, translated from the coding sequence GTGTTCAGGGACCTCCGGGACGTAATTGTAGTCGCCAGCTGGGACTTGATGAAGCTTAAAAACCAGAGGGTGTTTTTAGCGATGAGAATCGCCTGGTTCACGGTACAGGTACTGGTATTTGCGAGGGCGATCTCCGCGATAGTGAGCACAAGCGTGAAGGAGCTCGTGGGCGGAGTAGACTACTATCATTTCTACCTGCTAGGAGTATATACCGCACTGCTCTACTCAACCGGCATTTCGAGGGGTTACATTATCGCGGACGAGTTTGACGATGGTGTGGTGGAATACCACCTTTCACTACCGGTTAAACGGGGTGTTTTCGCTGTGGGAAGAGTAGTGGGTAGTAGCCTCTCCGCACTCTTGTTCACGCTACCGATGATGCTTCTAGTTTACGCCGTGCTCGGTGTTAAGAACGCGCTCACGGTGCTAATCTCCGTTGGGGCGGCAATGGTGTTTTCCGCCGGAGTTGTGTGCTTCGTCCTACTCGTAGTATTCACGCTCAAATCAACTGACTTGACGGACATCTTAATGGGCGCCATAGATGCCCTCCTCGTGAGGTTGAGCACGGTGTTCTACCCGCTACCAGTAGTGGAGGCCGCCGGCATAGAGCCCTACTATGCCGTGGCGTTACTAAACCCCATATCGCACCTCGCGGACTTCTTCCGGGTAATGGCCTTCCCTGAGTACTACTTAGTGGTAAGGTATGGGCTCCTCCCCTCGTTGGTATACCTCGTAGGCCTTGCGATGGGGCTGCTCGTGCTCGCTATAGAGTACTACGAAAAGAAGCTCGAAGCGGGTGGGTGGAAGTGA
- a CDS encoding sodium:proton antiporter — MVGEMLEKYTYVLVVFVLALNALISIYGIVYRRSLVKKLIALTILSDTVFISIILVGFTLTHPLVPPVYTSMEAPETEFLVKHASDPLPQALVLTGIVIGLAVNALIAFGIIQAYRLSGTTDARKLIKPLVEEVSE, encoded by the coding sequence ATGGTGGGTGAGATGCTCGAGAAGTATACATATGTTCTAGTGGTGTTCGTCCTCGCATTGAACGCCCTGATCTCCATTTACGGTATAGTCTACAGGAGGAGTCTTGTCAAGAAGTTAATAGCATTAACGATCCTCTCCGATACGGTGTTCATTTCGATAATACTAGTAGGCTTCACGCTCACTCACCCGCTAGTACCGCCAGTATATACGAGCATGGAAGCTCCTGAGACAGAGTTCCTTGTAAAGCACGCTTCAGACCCCCTACCTCAAGCGCTGGTACTAACAGGCATAGTAATAGGGCTCGCAGTTAATGCCCTGATAGCCTTCGGCATCATACAGGCCTACAGGTTGTCAGGAACGACAGATGCGAGGAAACTCATAAAACCACTGGTAGAGGAGGTGAGCGAGTAG
- a CDS encoding ABC transporter ATP-binding protein, producing MKPKAVEVVNLTKKFGNFVAVDNLSLDIYDNEVFGLLGPNGSGKTTTLLTIATVYKPTSGDVYVYGHSVTKEDYVVRRLVGIAFQEPKAMWIDKAHDLLMWHARVVGYSGSEAKRVVREVMELLSLWEHRNKQFYQLSGGTRKKVELAKVLIQKPKVAILDEPTAQVDVLSKHALWSVIRELKKEGTTVIIATNDMFEAERVCERVAIVYKGKLRALGTVGELKDSIPSGDVIEVHYDGILPTSVVSSLVNYGKVEVGEGSLKIFVEKAEEKVIDVLDLLRRSSIRVLKVMVKEPTLDDVFTYITGARLREEV from the coding sequence TTGAAGCCAAAGGCTGTGGAAGTTGTTAATTTAACTAAGAAGTTTGGTAACTTCGTAGCAGTGGATAACTTGAGCCTGGACATATATGATAACGAGGTATTCGGGTTGCTGGGACCGAATGGGTCTGGTAAGACTACAACGCTCCTCACCATTGCAACCGTGTATAAGCCGACGAGCGGAGACGTATACGTGTACGGGCATAGCGTTACCAAGGAAGACTACGTCGTCAGGAGATTAGTGGGAATAGCTTTTCAGGAACCCAAGGCTATGTGGATCGACAAAGCCCATGACCTCTTGATGTGGCATGCACGCGTAGTGGGCTACTCTGGTAGTGAAGCCAAGCGAGTAGTACGTGAAGTAATGGAGCTTTTAAGCCTTTGGGAACACCGCAATAAGCAGTTCTACCAGCTAAGTGGTGGTACGCGGAAAAAGGTAGAGCTCGCTAAGGTGCTAATCCAGAAACCCAAGGTCGCAATATTGGACGAGCCCACGGCGCAAGTTGATGTTCTTTCCAAACACGCATTGTGGAGTGTAATCAGAGAGCTCAAGAAGGAGGGCACGACGGTTATCATTGCAACCAATGATATGTTCGAAGCTGAGAGGGTTTGTGAAAGAGTCGCAATAGTATACAAAGGCAAGCTTAGAGCGCTCGGCACTGTAGGTGAGTTGAAGGACTCCATTCCCAGCGGAGACGTCATAGAAGTGCACTATGATGGTATCCTACCAACTAGCGTGGTGAGCAGCCTCGTCAACTACGGAAAGGTGGAAGTAGGTGAAGGGTCTTTGAAAATATTCGTGGAAAAGGCGGAGGAAAAGGTAATCGACGTATTGGATCTGCTCAGGAGGAGTAGCATTAGGGTTTTGAAGGTCATGGTCAAAGAGCCCACTCTTGACGACGTATTCACTTACATAACCGGTGCCAGGCTAAGGGAGGAGGTGTAG
- a CDS encoding aldehyde ferredoxin oxidoreductase family protein, producing the protein MHGWWGRVLYIDLTTKKVREMVINASYYADYIGGRGLAVRLLWDLNPVGVDPYSPYNHLVIATGPLTALTLPSSGKLQVASKSPLTGGYGDGNVGGMASYHLRRTGYDALVITGALKRPGYLYIEDGNVEFRDAEHLWNLDTFTAEDKLLKECGKNVGTLLIGPGGENLVRYATVVCQRGRSAGRPGMGAVMGSKKLKAIVVKGTREPPIASKEELRKVAEEAYRKILKSENYDFWIRQGTMATIVWSQQNSCLPTMNFREGVWEYYETISGDLMEKLKVVRRGCPYCNMQCGNVVLDIAGEESELDYENVAMLGSNILLQDLRRVAEINKLADLVGVDTISLGNVLGFYMEASERNLVEEKLEWGDHREIKRLVVEIAHRRGLGAFLADGVMRMAKSLGEEAEEFAMHVKGLEVSAYDCHVAPAMALAYGTSPIGAHHKDCWVISYEVRTDRLGYTKEKVERVVYLQDIRGGMFESLTTCRLPWVEVGLDLDYYPRFLSAVTGVTWTLEEIRVAASRIYTLIRAYWIREHGNWSREMDYPPLRWFKHPLTKGPYTGYKLDFEKFNRMLDAYYEARGWDERGVPRRETLQKLKLDFVIPVLEKVVELK; encoded by the coding sequence TTGCATGGCTGGTGGGGTAGAGTACTCTACATAGACCTCACGACTAAGAAGGTCAGAGAAATGGTGATCAACGCCTCCTACTACGCCGATTATATCGGTGGTAGAGGTCTGGCTGTAAGGTTGCTCTGGGACTTAAACCCCGTCGGCGTAGATCCGTACTCGCCATACAATCACCTAGTTATAGCTACGGGGCCGCTCACAGCGTTAACATTACCTAGTAGTGGTAAGCTACAGGTAGCTTCAAAGAGCCCATTAACAGGTGGTTATGGCGATGGTAATGTTGGGGGCATGGCAAGCTACCATCTGAGAAGAACGGGTTACGACGCACTCGTGATAACGGGTGCTCTTAAGAGGCCTGGGTACCTCTACATCGAAGATGGCAATGTTGAGTTCAGAGATGCCGAGCATTTGTGGAACCTCGACACCTTTACAGCCGAAGATAAACTCTTAAAAGAGTGCGGCAAAAATGTAGGTACCCTACTCATAGGGCCTGGTGGCGAGAACCTGGTCAGGTACGCCACGGTAGTGTGCCAGCGGGGTAGGAGCGCTGGTAGGCCGGGAATGGGCGCTGTCATGGGTAGCAAAAAGCTGAAGGCAATAGTTGTTAAGGGTACTCGAGAACCACCTATTGCTAGCAAGGAGGAACTTAGAAAAGTTGCCGAAGAAGCCTATAGAAAGATATTGAAGAGCGAAAACTACGACTTCTGGATAAGGCAGGGCACAATGGCTACTATCGTGTGGAGCCAGCAAAATAGCTGCTTACCTACAATGAACTTCAGGGAGGGTGTCTGGGAATACTACGAGACCATTAGCGGAGACCTGATGGAGAAGCTCAAGGTGGTGAGGCGCGGTTGCCCTTACTGTAACATGCAATGCGGTAACGTGGTGCTAGACATAGCCGGCGAGGAGAGCGAACTGGATTACGAGAACGTCGCAATGCTGGGAAGCAACATTCTCTTACAGGACTTGAGGCGTGTAGCTGAGATAAACAAGTTGGCCGACCTAGTAGGCGTGGATACGATAAGCCTCGGCAACGTGCTAGGCTTCTACATGGAGGCTAGTGAGAGAAACCTCGTTGAGGAGAAGCTCGAGTGGGGGGACCATAGGGAGATCAAGAGGCTCGTCGTGGAGATAGCTCATAGGCGCGGCTTGGGAGCGTTCCTAGCAGATGGCGTGATGAGAATGGCCAAAAGCCTCGGTGAAGAAGCGGAGGAGTTCGCGATGCACGTCAAGGGCCTAGAAGTCTCAGCATACGACTGCCACGTAGCACCAGCGATGGCGTTGGCTTACGGGACCTCGCCTATAGGTGCTCATCACAAAGACTGCTGGGTTATAAGCTACGAGGTGAGAACAGACAGGTTAGGTTACACGAAGGAAAAGGTTGAAAGAGTGGTGTACCTGCAAGATATTAGGGGAGGTATGTTCGAGTCATTGACCACATGTAGATTACCGTGGGTAGAGGTCGGACTAGACCTTGATTACTACCCGAGGTTCCTTTCAGCGGTAACGGGCGTTACGTGGACGCTCGAAGAGATCAGAGTAGCTGCCAGTAGGATATACACGTTGATCAGGGCGTACTGGATAAGAGAGCACGGTAATTGGAGTAGGGAAATGGACTACCCACCGTTAAGATGGTTTAAGCACCCACTAACGAAGGGCCCATATACCGGTTATAAACTGGACTTCGAGAAGTTCAATAGAATGCTAGACGCATATTATGAAGCTCGCGGATGGGATGAGCGGGGAGTGCCGAGAAGAGAAACCCTACAGAAGCTTAAACTCGACTTTGTAATACCAGTTCTCGAAAAGGTCGTGGAGTTAAAGTAA
- a CDS encoding hydrogenase subunit MbhD domain-containing protein encodes MILTLLMMVVSSLLSLVFVYMAVTEQDLLKAVAFSAGQSICYAILLQAMAATDIVMTYVAVSVGLYSALLVFVLSKTERFEEIGR; translated from the coding sequence GTGATCCTAACACTACTAATGATGGTAGTATCTTCGCTACTGAGCTTGGTCTTCGTCTACATGGCCGTCACGGAACAAGACTTGCTTAAAGCTGTTGCGTTTTCCGCCGGTCAGAGTATATGTTACGCAATATTGTTGCAAGCCATGGCGGCCACGGACATCGTAATGACCTATGTAGCGGTCTCGGTAGGCCTGTACTCCGCGCTACTCGTGTTCGTATTGAGTAAAACCGAAAGGTTCGAGGAGATAGGGAGATGA